The following proteins come from a genomic window of Heyndrickxia acidicola:
- the copZ gene encoding copper chaperone CopZ yields MQNITFKVTGMSCNHCVKTIQESVGRLAGVEEVEVDLKSGEVQVDFDAEKVAAVEIKKEIEEQGYDAEQIVPFF; encoded by the coding sequence ATGCAAAATATTACCTTTAAAGTAACAGGAATGTCCTGTAACCATTGTGTAAAAACCATTCAAGAGAGTGTTGGACGACTTGCAGGTGTCGAAGAGGTAGAAGTAGATCTTAAAAGCGGAGAGGTTCAAGTCGACTTTGATGCTGAAAAAGTTGCAGCCGTTGAGATTAAAAAGGAAATAGAGGAGCAAGGCTACGACGCAGAACAAATTGTTCCTTTTTTTTAG
- a CDS encoding Ger(x)C family spore germination protein, whose protein sequence is MKSFSLILLCFLLLTGCVQQQIIDEVNVETGLGFDLLEGNRIKGTVLYPQFLPDKSVNNVTIVESAKVSRDLLSKLERQSNQPLVTGSLEVVLFGKKLAKEGFFHLIDSLQRDPNIGSRIDLAVVDGTAEEVLQGKYGMEGNGVYIKSLMDHNMKYRDVPRQNLHLFASYLYSKGRTTYLPIIRKVNNTELEISGMGLFNNKRLVQKIGEEKMFFFKILVDKYSEGSETIKLDGDEAVVRSISSTNKIKVNTHKHPTEVTIEVKVNGVIREFTGNHLDMKKENVIREKFEKIIKKETLSMLKQFQKNHIDPVGIGERVQSVTRHFNWSKWRDEYPNVKFKVKPKVIIMESGTVE, encoded by the coding sequence ATGAAATCATTTTCTCTCATCCTTTTGTGCTTCCTTTTGCTTACAGGATGTGTCCAGCAGCAAATTATTGATGAAGTGAATGTCGAGACTGGTCTGGGCTTTGATTTACTAGAAGGTAACCGTATTAAGGGTACCGTTCTTTATCCTCAATTTCTGCCGGATAAAAGTGTCAATAATGTCACGATTGTTGAATCGGCCAAGGTCAGCCGTGATTTATTATCCAAGCTTGAAAGGCAGTCCAATCAGCCTCTTGTTACAGGAAGCCTGGAGGTTGTATTATTCGGAAAAAAACTTGCGAAAGAGGGGTTTTTCCATCTGATTGATTCCTTGCAGCGCGATCCTAATATTGGGTCAAGAATTGATTTGGCTGTCGTGGATGGTACCGCCGAAGAAGTTCTTCAGGGAAAATACGGAATGGAAGGGAATGGGGTCTACATTAAAAGCCTGATGGACCATAACATGAAATACAGGGATGTTCCAAGGCAGAATCTCCACCTCTTCGCTTCCTATTTATATTCCAAAGGAAGAACGACTTATCTGCCCATTATTAGAAAGGTAAACAATACGGAATTGGAAATCAGCGGGATGGGCCTTTTTAATAATAAAAGATTAGTTCAAAAAATTGGCGAAGAAAAAATGTTTTTCTTTAAAATCCTGGTGGATAAATACAGTGAAGGCAGCGAAACCATTAAATTAGATGGGGATGAAGCAGTCGTCAGAAGTATCAGCTCCACCAATAAAATAAAGGTGAATACTCATAAACATCCGACAGAGGTAACAATTGAAGTAAAAGTTAATGGAGTAATTCGTGAATTTACTGGTAATCATCTAGACATGAAAAAAGAAAACGTCATTAGAGAAAAATTTGAAAAGATAATAAAAAAAGAAACGCTGAGCATGCTAAAGCAATTTCAAAAAAATCATATTGATCCTGTAGGCATTGGCGAACGCGTTCAAAGCGTTACGCGCCATTTTAACTGGAGCAAGTGGAGGGACGAATATCCAAACGTTAAATTTAAGGTGAAACCAAAGGTTATTATCATGGAAAGCGGTACGGTGGAGTAA
- a CDS encoding spore coat protein, which produces MQNQNAPKIQNSKTSIPETPRMNDRDLANDLLAMEKYMTASYNTALNEASHSALYQDLLSIYTETHNEQRELYNLMFHNGWYKLEAAEQQKIQQAYQQHQAYSSQFPYGNQTH; this is translated from the coding sequence ATGCAAAATCAAAATGCACCCAAAATTCAAAATTCCAAAACTTCCATACCAGAAACTCCCCGCATGAATGATCGGGATCTTGCGAACGATTTACTGGCTATGGAAAAGTATATGACAGCTTCCTATAACACCGCCCTAAATGAAGCCAGTCACTCCGCCCTTTATCAGGATCTGCTTTCTATTTATACAGAAACACATAATGAGCAGCGCGAGCTCTATAATCTTATGTTCCATAATGGCTGGTACAAGCTCGAGGCTGCGGAGCAGCAAAAAATCCAGCAGGCTTACCAGCAGCATCAGGCATACTCCTCTCAATTTCCATACGGAAATCAAACACATTGA
- a CDS encoding spore germination protein produces MMNIFKRKKKQKQANTNPSPGAQVSMEDKPASDDIKEEFFTNTKMKFSFSLKFVSTIIDENILQKDVLPYLLEGEFSGLNDVKSILPIADVEVSTDPSIIEQKMFNGYVLLRSTQESDKYVFIAAQKEVSRSISAPEIEFSVIGPKEAFIETLDQNLNLIRKRLPIKELIIKDFTLGTLSKTKVALLYIDGIANEENVNTVKQRLQDIDFDEISDSSFIEQLMADNHNSPFPQFLDTERPDRAAGVLTQGKLIMLVDGSPHALIGPTTLVEFFGSFEDYYLNWIIATVFRLLRIFSVVFSILVTPLYVAALTYHYHLIPRDLMATLISSRQGVPFPPILEAVVLEGTIELLREAGARLPTKIGQTIGIVGGIVIGTASVEAGFTSNVLLILVALAALASFTTPVYKIGNTIRLLRFPFLFFAELWGLLGIVFCFCILMTHLLRLTSLGRPFLEPLYPPRVIDLKDTIVRLGFNKQSLRPQYLRTEKTRRFPKKDGKIKKDIDE; encoded by the coding sequence ATGATGAATATTTTTAAGAGGAAAAAAAAGCAGAAACAGGCGAATACCAATCCAAGTCCTGGCGCACAGGTCTCAATGGAGGACAAACCAGCTTCAGATGATATAAAGGAAGAATTCTTTACTAATACAAAAATGAAATTTTCCTTTTCTCTGAAATTTGTTTCTACGATTATTGATGAAAATATCCTTCAGAAGGATGTCCTGCCTTACTTATTGGAGGGAGAATTCAGCGGCCTGAATGATGTCAAGTCCATTCTTCCTATTGCAGACGTGGAAGTTAGCACAGATCCATCTATAATTGAACAGAAAATGTTTAATGGATATGTCCTTCTGCGCTCTACACAAGAAAGTGATAAGTATGTCTTTATTGCTGCACAAAAAGAGGTAAGCAGATCTATCTCCGCACCGGAAATTGAGTTTAGTGTAATTGGCCCTAAAGAAGCATTTATTGAAACACTGGATCAAAACTTAAACCTGATTCGCAAAAGGCTTCCCATTAAGGAATTAATTATAAAAGATTTTACACTTGGCACTCTCTCAAAAACCAAGGTAGCCTTGCTGTATATTGATGGAATTGCCAATGAAGAAAATGTGAATACCGTTAAGCAGCGACTGCAGGATATTGACTTTGACGAAATTAGTGACAGCTCCTTTATCGAACAGCTGATGGCGGATAATCACAATTCTCCTTTCCCTCAATTTCTTGATACAGAAAGGCCAGACCGGGCAGCCGGAGTTCTTACCCAGGGAAAACTTATCATGCTTGTAGATGGCTCTCCACATGCCTTGATTGGTCCCACCACGCTGGTGGAGTTCTTTGGTTCCTTTGAAGATTATTATCTGAATTGGATTATTGCTACTGTATTCCGGCTTCTGCGGATATTCTCGGTTGTTTTCTCCATCCTGGTAACACCGTTATATGTAGCTGCGCTTACCTACCACTATCATTTAATTCCAAGGGACCTGATGGCTACTCTTATCAGCTCTAGGCAAGGAGTTCCGTTTCCACCGATCTTAGAAGCAGTTGTTCTGGAAGGGACTATTGAGCTCCTCCGGGAAGCCGGCGCCCGATTGCCGACGAAAATCGGCCAGACGATCGGTATCGTGGGCGGTATCGTAATTGGGACTGCTTCTGTTGAAGCAGGATTCACGAGCAATGTGCTGCTCATTCTGGTTGCCCTTGCAGCACTGGCCTCCTTTACCACCCCTGTATATAAAATTGGTAATACGATCAGGCTTTTGCGTTTCCCCTTTTTGTTTTTTGCTGAGCTTTGGGGACTTCTTGGAATTGTCTTTTGTTTTTGCATTCTGATGACACATTTATTGAGGCTGACCTCTCTTGGCCGTCCATTTCTCGAGCCGCTCTATCCTCCACGCGTCATCGATTTGAAGGATACCATTGTAAGGCTTGGTTTCAACAAACAATCACTACGGCCGCAATATTTACGAACAGAAAAGACTCGGCGGTTTCCTAAAAAAGACGGAAAGATTAAGAAAGACATAGATGAGTAA
- a CDS encoding EAL domain-containing protein: protein MTNQYLCAECGIPFPIMHQGFLALPVNDAASLAVFKNGLKPKLIENKLYIPYDSIQSLEEEIQMLEEGGLGEIRAAVTGSELKVPLMIELSVLKERIRNKEMVDVIVSNKFVSYFQPIINLKSHDLFGYEALLRVDHSEKQVPPGMLFEAAHKTGLYSLLDQRARETAIKSRVGKIPNGMKTFINFLPSTIYNPEFCLQHTFSIVDKYNVSPSDLVFEVVETEEINDIDHLKNIFKTYKASGMKVALDDVGSGFATLDILSKLQPDYVKLDRNFISYCDQNTMNQKFLQQAVHISKEMGIKVLGEGIERKEELEFCAAIGMDFAQGYYLGKPVKDPVEQVRA from the coding sequence ATGACAAATCAATATTTGTGTGCTGAGTGCGGTATTCCTTTTCCAATCATGCATCAGGGATTTCTGGCATTGCCTGTAAATGATGCTGCTTCACTTGCAGTATTTAAAAACGGACTTAAGCCCAAACTAATAGAAAATAAGTTATACATACCCTACGACTCTATTCAGTCACTTGAGGAAGAGATTCAAATGCTTGAGGAAGGAGGTCTTGGAGAAATCCGTGCCGCCGTAACAGGCTCTGAACTTAAAGTACCGCTTATGATTGAGTTAAGCGTCTTAAAAGAAAGAATTCGAAACAAGGAAATGGTTGATGTCATTGTATCGAACAAATTTGTAAGTTATTTTCAGCCCATCATTAATTTGAAGAGTCACGACCTTTTTGGTTATGAAGCCCTGCTGCGGGTTGATCACTCAGAAAAGCAGGTCCCTCCCGGCATGCTTTTTGAAGCAGCACATAAAACGGGATTATATTCACTTCTTGATCAGAGGGCGAGGGAAACAGCTATTAAATCAAGAGTGGGAAAAATACCAAACGGCATGAAAACCTTTATTAATTTTTTGCCGTCCACGATTTACAACCCCGAATTTTGTTTACAGCATACCTTTTCAATTGTAGACAAATATAACGTATCGCCGTCGGACCTCGTATTTGAAGTTGTGGAAACGGAAGAAATAAACGATATTGATCATTTGAAAAATATTTTTAAAACCTATAAGGCATCAGGGATGAAGGTGGCTTTGGATGATGTGGGAAGCGGGTTTGCCACATTGGACATCCTATCCAAGCTTCAGCCGGATTACGTCAAATTAGACCGCAATTTTATCTCATATTGCGATCAAAACACGATGAATCAGAAATTTTTACAGCAGGCAGTCCATATTTCGAAAGAGATGGGCATAAAAGTCTTGGGAGAGGGGATAGAGAGAAAAGAAGAGCTTGAATTCTGTGCAGCAATCGGAATGGACTTTGCCCAAGGCTATTACCTTGGCAAACCTGTAAAGGACCCTGTGGAACAGGTGAGAGCATGA
- a CDS encoding TetR/AcrR family transcriptional regulator, whose translation MKQKKIELLETAIKLFAEKGFQSTSVQDIVTEYGISKGAFYTYFSSKEELLLAIFDYYYAILRSKIVKISETELAPRDKMKEQIKAQFEFFIQHRDFIVMHIREQNHSINKELREYLQKNIAETIKWYESHLMMIYGDKIRPFIGDVILSLDGIRNSYLRVTIFQGIQLNVDRLSEFIMKRIDELVVSFLEKGEEPIIGSNGIDAFFQTSCKENSNPEEEVVHILKEMKSILEQLPLKAEKQQELMDAADFLLNEAASMPIKKYVFQGLLTNFKGIKELEEQRQKIGGLLGIKLL comes from the coding sequence ATGAAACAAAAAAAAATTGAGCTATTGGAAACAGCGATTAAGCTATTTGCTGAAAAAGGCTTTCAGTCAACTTCTGTGCAGGATATTGTAACAGAGTATGGCATTTCAAAGGGAGCATTTTATACTTATTTTTCATCCAAAGAAGAGCTTTTACTTGCTATTTTTGATTATTACTACGCGATTCTGCGCTCGAAAATAGTGAAAATAAGCGAAACGGAATTGGCACCCCGCGATAAAATGAAAGAACAAATTAAGGCGCAATTTGAATTTTTTATACAGCATCGGGATTTTATCGTTATGCACATACGTGAGCAAAATCATTCCATTAATAAAGAGCTGCGAGAATATTTACAGAAAAATATTGCAGAGACGATAAAATGGTATGAAAGCCACTTAATGATGATATATGGTGATAAAATCAGACCCTTTATTGGAGATGTTATTCTTTCTTTGGACGGAATTCGAAATTCATATTTAAGAGTAACGATCTTTCAGGGAATCCAACTCAATGTTGACAGACTGTCTGAGTTCATTATGAAAAGAATTGATGAGTTGGTAGTATCCTTTTTGGAGAAAGGGGAGGAGCCGATAATCGGTTCAAACGGGATCGATGCCTTCTTCCAAACGAGCTGTAAAGAAAATAGCAATCCGGAGGAAGAAGTAGTGCATATCTTAAAAGAAATGAAATCGATATTAGAACAGCTGCCCTTAAAGGCGGAAAAGCAGCAGGAGCTGATGGATGCCGCTGATTTCCTGTTAAACGAAGCTGCTAGTATGCCTATTAAAAAATACGTATTTCAGGGACTGTTAACAAACTTTAAAGGAATAAAAGAACTGGAAGAGCAAAGACAGAAAATCGGAGGCCTTCTGGGAATAAAGCTTTTGTAA
- a CDS encoding efflux RND transporter permease subunit: MNAIINFCLKNKFAIWLITLIVTIAGIYAGINMKMETLPNINAPIITITTTYPGATPNQVAEDVTKPIEQQIKNLPGVDTVSSTSMQNASTIQIQYNYNKDMDKAQNEVKDALTSVNLPDNVKTPTVSRFNINDFPILSLSLSNKHQSLAELTQTATEDVIPDLEGIEGVSQVQASGQYVQEVDLTFNQDKLNKYGLSEDTIKQLIQGSDVSVPLGLINFGNKNKSVVIDGNIKSLDDFKNIEIPYTPKQTPSMGAAGGSQSSQAQGGMQSQSQASQSGQMTGRQGSQSQGAGAQYQSQSHAQSSTANTQAGSSQAANVNLPTVKLKDLANIVLVGKHESISKTNGQESIGIEITKSQDANTVDVANNINDEVSKLKKTHPGLTVSTILDQATPIKDSVQTMLTKAIIGAIFAVLIILIFLRNIRSTIISVISIPLSLLIGVLILKQMDISLNIMTLGAMTVAIGRVVDDSIVVIENIYRRMSDSNEPLRGKDLIREATKEMFRPIASSTIVTVAVFLPLGLVQGMVGQLFLPFALTLVFSLLASLVVAVTVVPMFADSLFKKEIKKKSQHEKEPAAGRLAGAYKKALNWSLNHKLITFGLAVLLLIGSFFLVPFIGVSFISNDQQKTVMATFNPNPGETQQDVETVASKADDYFLHRKGVQNIQYSIGKSPFGGNDQSAVFYAVYNKDAKNFDKEPDKVIKDLQSMTNKGTWKSQDFSSSGSSNQITVSVYGDDIDQIKPVVEKLENNMKDVKNLKNVDSSLSKTYQEYTLEADQSKLSKLGLTAGQIAMGLNQSGNNPALTTLKINGKDIDVYVQADKSSYTNVNDLTNTKIKTALGSEVPLNKVVTVKTGDTPDTISRQDGKMYASVTGTVGQGDVSKVSKDVQKAIDKTDIPKNVQVSMGGVTKDIKDSFTNLGLAMLAAVAIVYLILVITFGGALAPLAVLFSLPFAIIGGLVALWITHETLSVTSMIGALMLIGIVVTNAIVLIDRVIHKEREGFTTREALLEAGATRLRPILMTAIATIGALLPLAFGFEGGGLISKGMGVTVIGGLASSTLLTLLIVPVVYEFFMKFTRKSSRKES; the protein is encoded by the coding sequence TTGAACGCTATCATTAACTTTTGCTTGAAAAACAAGTTTGCCATTTGGCTGATTACACTGATCGTCACAATAGCAGGCATTTATGCAGGGATAAATATGAAAATGGAAACCCTCCCTAATATTAATGCACCTATTATTACGATTACCACCACCTACCCTGGTGCAACACCGAATCAGGTAGCGGAAGACGTAACAAAGCCAATAGAGCAGCAAATTAAAAATCTTCCAGGCGTGGATACAGTGAGTTCGACCTCCATGCAAAATGCTTCTACTATCCAAATTCAATACAACTACAATAAAGATATGGATAAAGCACAAAACGAAGTAAAGGATGCCTTAACATCTGTCAATCTTCCGGACAACGTAAAGACTCCAACCGTTTCACGTTTTAATATTAATGATTTTCCAATCCTTTCCTTAAGCCTGTCCAATAAACATCAATCATTGGCTGAACTGACGCAAACAGCTACTGAGGATGTAATTCCGGACTTGGAGGGAATTGAAGGGGTTTCCCAGGTACAGGCATCAGGTCAGTATGTGCAAGAAGTGGACCTTACCTTTAACCAGGATAAACTGAATAAGTACGGCCTGTCTGAAGACACAATTAAACAATTGATTCAGGGTTCTGATGTATCCGTTCCCCTTGGGTTGATTAATTTTGGCAACAAAAATAAATCTGTTGTCATTGATGGAAATATAAAGTCCCTGGACGATTTTAAAAATATTGAAATTCCTTATACACCAAAACAGACTCCGTCAATGGGTGCTGCTGGAGGCAGTCAATCCTCCCAGGCTCAAGGAGGCATGCAGTCACAAAGCCAAGCAAGTCAGAGCGGACAAATGACAGGCAGACAAGGTTCTCAAAGCCAGGGTGCAGGTGCTCAGTATCAAAGTCAGTCCCACGCTCAATCTAGTACAGCAAATACTCAAGCCGGCAGTTCTCAAGCTGCTAATGTAAACCTTCCTACCGTTAAATTAAAGGATTTGGCAAACATTGTCCTGGTAGGCAAGCATGAATCTATTTCAAAAACAAACGGCCAAGAATCCATCGGGATTGAAATTACGAAATCCCAAGATGCGAATACCGTTGATGTTGCCAACAATATAAATGATGAAGTAAGCAAATTGAAAAAGACCCACCCGGGATTAACGGTATCGACCATTTTAGATCAGGCTACACCAATCAAGGATTCTGTCCAAACGATGCTGACAAAAGCCATCATCGGTGCAATCTTTGCCGTTTTAATTATCCTGATTTTCCTTAGAAACATCCGGTCTACCATTATTTCAGTCATATCGATTCCGCTTTCTCTATTAATCGGCGTCCTCATCCTTAAGCAAATGGATATTTCGCTGAATATTATGACCCTGGGCGCTATGACAGTCGCTATAGGACGGGTAGTCGACGATTCCATTGTCGTCATAGAAAATATCTATAGGCGCATGTCTGATTCAAATGAACCATTAAGAGGAAAAGATTTAATCCGAGAAGCAACAAAGGAAATGTTCCGTCCTATTGCTTCCTCCACTATTGTAACCGTCGCGGTCTTTCTGCCGCTTGGTTTAGTGCAGGGAATGGTCGGACAGCTGTTTCTACCTTTTGCCTTAACACTCGTATTCTCGCTATTAGCGTCCCTTGTCGTAGCTGTTACCGTTGTACCAATGTTTGCGGATTCCTTATTTAAAAAAGAAATAAAGAAAAAAAGCCAGCATGAAAAAGAACCAGCAGCAGGAAGGCTTGCCGGTGCCTATAAAAAGGCGTTAAACTGGTCCTTGAACCATAAGCTGATCACGTTTGGATTAGCCGTTCTGCTGTTGATAGGGAGCTTCTTTTTAGTGCCATTCATCGGTGTCAGCTTTATATCCAATGACCAACAAAAAACGGTTATGGCGACCTTTAATCCGAATCCAGGTGAAACACAACAGGATGTTGAAACCGTTGCTTCCAAAGCAGATGACTATTTCCTTCATCGGAAAGGCGTCCAAAATATCCAGTACTCCATTGGAAAAAGCCCATTTGGAGGAAACGACCAATCAGCGGTGTTCTATGCTGTATACAACAAGGATGCCAAAAACTTTGATAAAGAGCCTGACAAAGTCATAAAAGATCTACAAAGCATGACGAATAAGGGAACCTGGAAGTCTCAGGATTTCTCATCCTCAGGCAGCAGCAATCAAATAACCGTATCGGTATACGGTGACGATATCGATCAAATTAAACCAGTCGTTGAAAAGCTAGAAAACAATATGAAAGACGTTAAGAATTTAAAAAACGTAGATTCAAGTCTTTCTAAAACCTATCAGGAATATACACTTGAGGCTGATCAAAGCAAGCTCAGCAAGCTTGGGCTGACAGCTGGACAAATCGCCATGGGATTAAACCAATCAGGCAATAATCCCGCACTGACAACCCTTAAAATAAATGGTAAAGATATAGATGTTTATGTTCAAGCGGACAAAAGCAGCTATACAAATGTAAATGATTTAACCAATACAAAAATCAAGACCGCTTTAGGAAGTGAAGTACCGTTAAACAAGGTCGTCACAGTAAAAACCGGCGATACACCTGATACAATTTCCCGTCAGGACGGAAAGATGTACGCAAGCGTAACCGGAACAGTCGGCCAAGGTGATGTATCAAAGGTATCAAAAGATGTACAAAAAGCGATTGATAAAACAGATATCCCTAAAAACGTTCAAGTATCAATGGGCGGTGTGACAAAGGATATCAAAGATTCCTTTACAAATCTCGGCTTAGCCATGCTCGCAGCAGTGGCCATTGTTTATCTTATCCTTGTCATTACATTTGGCGGAGCATTGGCACCACTTGCCGTTTTATTCTCCCTGCCTTTCGCTATCATTGGCGGACTTGTGGCACTATGGATTACTCATGAAACACTCAGCGTGACATCCATGATCGGCGCCCTTATGCTGATTGGAATTGTTGTGACCAATGCCATTGTATTAATTGACCGTGTAATCCATAAAGAAAGAGAAGGATTCACAACAAGGGAAGCATTGCTTGAAGCGGGCGCAACCCGTCTTCGTCCAATTCTTATGACTGCTATTGCTACGATCGGGGCATTACTCCCATTGGCATTCGGGTTTGAAGGCGGAGGATTGATTTCAAAAGGCATGGGCGTCACCGTTATTGGCGGTCTTGCCAGCTCTACACTGCTTACATTGTTAATCGTTCCTGTGGTGTATGAGTTTTTTATGAAGTTTACAAGAAAGAGCAGCAGGAAAGAATCGTAA
- the lepB gene encoding signal peptidase I, with the protein MKRRRLLTRGLKIVLLLLCALAAIGVCFFSPYIVEGESMQTTLFNGDHMLANKEVYKLEKPQRGDIVIIKDTIHKVNYVKRLIGLPGDKIQIKKGYLFVNGKKEAENYLVKNRMEARKKGEILNQDFGPITVPAGKFFVMGDNRLKSMDSRNGLGLFPASAIVARCDLIYYPLKDFKIE; encoded by the coding sequence ATGAAAAGGAGAAGGCTCTTAACAAGGGGATTGAAGATAGTATTACTTCTGCTTTGTGCACTGGCAGCTATAGGTGTATGCTTCTTTTCACCCTATATTGTAGAGGGGGAGTCTATGCAAACTACGCTGTTTAATGGAGATCATATGCTGGCAAATAAAGAGGTATATAAGCTTGAAAAGCCGCAAAGAGGAGATATTGTTATCATTAAAGATACAATCCATAAAGTTAATTACGTTAAGCGTTTAATTGGATTGCCAGGTGATAAGATTCAAATCAAAAAAGGGTATCTTTTTGTGAATGGAAAAAAGGAAGCCGAAAATTATCTAGTTAAAAATCGAATGGAAGCACGTAAAAAAGGGGAGATATTAAATCAGGATTTTGGACCGATTACGGTGCCTGCAGGCAAATTTTTTGTTATGGGGGATAACCGTCTGAAAAGCATGGACAGCCGCAATGGTCTCGGTTTGTTTCCTGCGAGTGCCATTGTGGCAAGGTGTGACTTGATTTATTATCCTTTAAAGGATTTTAAAATAGAGTAA
- a CDS encoding GerAB/ArcD/ProY family transporter, whose protein sequence is MKPIPENLKVSHFLTFYLMVSMQVGVGILGFQRIIARIAGYDSWISVIIAGVSSNIIMWFMYKLMENSNGDLIDVHRDLFGKWLGSLVSIVFGFYFIALLITILKTYIEIVQVWMFPDFSTFWFGAAFLLLCIYIIYGGFRTVTGIAFFAFVLPLYITIIFGLALQFADFFHFLPILDHSFSKILSASQSMSLSYSGYEIFVFFYPFIKNPEKSKKWTHFGLIFTMILYLYTVFVSFSFYTEEQLSKDIWATLTTFKIVHLPVAERFEYIGIANWCLIILPNVCLALWCATRIFKRTIKLNQRIGVILISVLALIIMIFFKTRGQIDNLNTIVGGVSFLLDYFYIPLLTVILLLVNKLKRGKKMQ, encoded by the coding sequence TTGAAGCCCATTCCGGAAAATCTTAAAGTTTCACATTTCCTCACCTTTTATTTAATGGTTTCCATGCAAGTCGGTGTGGGAATTTTGGGGTTTCAGCGTATCATAGCCCGTATTGCCGGCTACGATTCTTGGATATCGGTGATTATTGCAGGTGTCAGTTCCAATATCATTATGTGGTTCATGTATAAGCTTATGGAAAACAGCAATGGCGATTTAATTGACGTTCATCGTGACCTTTTTGGAAAATGGCTGGGATCACTGGTCAGTATTGTTTTTGGGTTTTACTTCATCGCACTTCTTATCACCATTCTAAAAACGTATATCGAAATCGTTCAGGTATGGATGTTTCCGGATTTCAGCACCTTCTGGTTTGGGGCAGCCTTTCTCCTTCTGTGCATTTATATCATTTATGGAGGATTTCGGACAGTAACAGGGATTGCATTTTTTGCCTTCGTCCTTCCATTATATATAACGATAATATTTGGGCTTGCCCTCCAGTTTGCAGATTTCTTTCATTTTTTACCGATATTGGACCACTCTTTTTCCAAGATTTTGAGTGCTTCACAAAGTATGTCTTTATCCTATTCAGGATATGAAATTTTTGTCTTTTTCTATCCTTTTATAAAGAATCCAGAGAAATCAAAGAAATGGACACACTTCGGACTGATTTTTACCATGATTTTATATTTGTACACTGTATTTGTTTCTTTTTCTTTTTATACTGAGGAACAGCTCTCCAAAGATATTTGGGCCACATTAACCACCTTTAAAATTGTTCATTTGCCTGTAGCAGAAAGGTTTGAATACATTGGCATTGCCAACTGGTGCCTGATCATTCTTCCAAATGTCTGCCTTGCACTTTGGTGTGCCACCCGCATTTTTAAGAGAACCATCAAACTGAACCAGCGAATAGGAGTCATTTTAATATCCGTTTTGGCGCTTATTATCATGATATTTTTTAAAACACGAGGGCAAATTGACAATTTAAATACCATTGTTGGAGGAGTCAGTTTTTTATTGGATTATTTCTACATTCCACTCCTAACCGTAATATTACTGCTTGTGAATAAGCTGAAAAGGGGGAAAAAAATGCAATGA
- a CDS encoding thioredoxin family protein, which yields MEEIKKTETYQELISQSEPVIIKFFADWCPDCKVMDMFIDDVIKEHQEYKWFEMNTDQFPEVAKENQVMGIPSLLIFQDGEKKAHLHSANAKSPEQVKDFLELVKSN from the coding sequence GTGGAAGAAATTAAAAAAACCGAAACATATCAAGAACTCATTTCTCAATCAGAGCCAGTCATCATAAAGTTTTTTGCTGATTGGTGCCCGGATTGCAAGGTAATGGACATGTTCATTGATGATGTAATAAAAGAACATCAAGAGTACAAGTGGTTCGAAATGAATACCGATCAATTCCCTGAGGTGGCAAAAGAGAACCAGGTAATGGGGATTCCGAGCCTTCTCATTTTCCAGGACGGTGAAAAGAAAGCACATTTACACAGTGCAAATGCAAAATCACCTGAACAAGTGAAGGATTTTTTAGAATTAGTAAAATCTAACTAA
- a CDS encoding lmo0937 family membrane protein has protein sequence MLWTIIGILLILWILGFSLHIAGGLIHILLVIAIIVFIINLVTGRRRS, from the coding sequence ATGCTTTGGACTATAATTGGTATTTTGCTTATACTTTGGATTTTAGGATTTTCCCTTCACATTGCAGGCGGATTAATTCACATCCTGCTGGTTATTGCTATCATTGTCTTCATCATTAACCTTGTAACAGGTCGAAGACGATCATAG